CAGATGAAAAAGCCATTCAGGCTCTATACAAGTTGCTAAAAGGCTTTGAATATTGTGTTAAAAAAATGAATTTAGGGCATGGAGATATTAAACCTGAAAACATGCTTATTAGGGAAGTTGGGCAGGCATATGAAATAGACTTGTCCGATTTTGGAGGAGCGCGCTTTTTAGGCAAAGCACGGGGCCTAGGAATATTTTCGGTCAATTATTTCCCTTATAATGATCTTTTGCTTTTGCGAGAGTATGATACAGGAGTTCCTGAAGATCAGGAACTGTTTGATGCGTATTTTAGATTGAAAGATGTCTATGCCTTGGGAAGCTCCATGTACTTTATTTTGTCAGGGGGATACGAGCCTTATCATTTAAGAGAGTATAATCGAGCTTTAGATGGCCCCTACAATGATGAATTCATTGTACGTCGGAAGACATTTGCTCCAGGAGGGCATCCTCCACCTGAAGCGAATTTTAATCGAGAATTGTTGCTAAAGAATAAAATTCCTCTGGAAATCATCGATTTAATCGAAAAAATGGTGAACTTGAATCCGGATGAGCGGATCAACATTTATGAAGCAGCCAAAATATTTGATGCTTATATGGATTCGAAGGGTAAAAAGCTAACATTATACTAATTATTTAAGGACTGTCAAAAATCTTGCAAATAGACTGACAGTCCTATTGTGATTATGCTTATAGAAGTAATTCATCTGAAGTGTTAGTGTTGGATGACAGATTGAATCATCCTAAGGAGTTCGTATGAACCTAATATCTGGCACTTGTAAGAATGGTGCATTTTACTTTGATTCTTATCCATCGAGTGGCATTAAAGTCCGTGGGCGCTTTACATCTCTTTTTTATCAATGTGTAAAGGTTAATATAAAAACACCCTGTGGAATTAAAACATATCGTCTAGATTTTTCAGAATTAAAACATTGGAGCAAATTTCAGGGATTAAAGCTTGAAAAAATGCCCAAGCTTAAGCTTATTTCTAACATTCATGCTTTTATCTACCAAAAAAATGGCTCGACCTTTCCTTTTTTGACAGGAAAGTATTACCAACATCGATTGAACTTGGAACCTTGGTTAACAAGCAAAGGAATTAAAAAAGCACGGTTGATTGACCGGCTTTTTTTTCGTAGCGTGACATTTTTGGCTATCGTGGATGGTCGCCTTAAAACGGTTCATATTCGAAGAAAAAGTTTGATTAAGTGGATGGAAAGTGTTCAGATTCCTCTAAATCCAGATCTAAAGGGTAATGAAGCATTGGTATACACTGTCCAAGAACATGCGAATGCAATTATTAAAAAGCAGTCAGAAGAACAGCAACTGCAAACAAAGCCTAAAGAAAATCCTGTAGAAATAAACAAACCTTTACCAGCCATTATACCTGGCGTTATAAAAAATATTTTGATCTGTCGTCTAACCTACAATAAAAAAGGGGAAATCGTTCCTGGTACCACTCAGGAAGAAAAGAGACTTGTTTTTGATAAATGGCAAAATGATCCTCGTTTTTCTTTAAAAGTCTTATCAGAGGCATCAGAAAATACTGTGCAAGTGTTATGCGACGATGAGGAGAATGAGCTTATTAACGTTGATGCTACAGATCTTAGCCGCCGTTTACATCTCTCGCTATCTAGAATAAAAAAATATGCGGGAAAAGGAAACTTAAATGCATATATGGATAAAAAAGTACTCAACATGGATGTTGTCATTGATTACTACGAGAGAATTTTGAAAAAAATGCAAGGGCTGGAAAAGCAGATTTTATCTCCTGCAGTCCTCATGAAGATCGTTCGATTGTTAGTAAAAAAGGGTTTTTTAAAGCAGGGTTCAAAAGATATCCAAAAACTACAGACTATTGAAATAAATGACTGGAAAATTGCCTGTGGCTTTTCTGACGAAAAAAAACTCCTTCTTTTAGATCTTGCGAGCTTAACTTTTTATAACAAAGGAGCAGCAGGGACAATTTACACAATCAAAAGTTTTTTATCAGATCGATTAAAAGTGATTAAAATAGCATGTGGCATGCCAGATTATATTTTGGAAAATGAATATTATACGCTCAAACATTTTCATGGATATGGAAGAGAGCATGGTTTGCAAAAAGCACCTCAAATGCTATTTAGAATGAAAATAGAGGCTGAGCAAAAATCACGCTACGCATTTTTATGTCATAAGTATGAAGGAAACCTTTTACAAGCAGCAGGATTAAATAAAAAATTAAAGCCTATAAAGCATGATATTTTCACAACGTTTGGCAAGAAATTTAATGCCATTTATCAGTTGGTTTGCAATTTTGAACGTATTTATCGCACGAAACTGTTACATCATGGAGATATCAAATTAGAAAATGTTTTTTATGAAGTCGATAAAGAAGGCATGGTTCAACTCTTTTTGGCAGATTTTGGAGGTGCATCCGTTTTGGATGAGAAAAGAGGTTTTCATTTGGAATCAATAGCGGCTCCACAGTACCTTCCTGAAGGAGATTTAAATGCGATTTTTTCTGCTAGACAAGAGGGGAATCAAGGCTTTTTTAACCAAGTTGCTCATAAAATGGACGTGTATGCGTTGGGTTGTTTATTATATGAGTTTTTCTCTCATGGGCAAATTCCTTACGACCCCAAACAATATGTCTTGCGAGCAGATTACTTTCCAGAAAGGAAAATTCCTCCGTTGCCTACTCTTGATGGTCCCGAATTTAATCGTAAAGTGTTAGAATCTCTGCCTGAAGAGTTAATCGAGATCATTGCGGCAATGACTAATCTGGATTATGAAAAAAGGATTTGCTTGACAGAGGTAAAAGATAGATTAGATGAATTTAAAAAAAGCTCCCAGCTTTAGTGAAGCCGGGAGCTTTTGTGGCTTATTTACCTTTTCTTTTGCGTTCGTTTTCTGTTAGCAAACGTTTACGCATGCGAATAAAATGAGGTGTAACTTCGATGAGTTCGTCATCTTGGATATAGTCGATGGCTTGCTCAAGAGTAAAGCGGCGTGCAGGTGTCAGAATGATGTTTTCATCGCTGCCAGAAGCTCGCACGTTTGTTAGCTGCTTTCCTTTGATCACGTTAACGACGAGGTCGTTTTCACGGCTATTTTCACCGACAACCATCCCTTCGTAAACGTCGTCGCCTGGGCTTGTAAAGAGAACTCCCCGATCTTGTAGGTTAAAGCAAGCGTAGCCGTTTGTTTTACCAGGACAAATAGAAATTAAAACACCACGGTGTCTACTTGGAATCGCACCTTTCCATGGAGCAAAATCTTCAAACACAGACGTCAAAATGCCGAGTCCACGTGTCACTGTCAAAAAGTCATTGCGATAGCCCATCAAACCGCGCATAGGAATTAAAAACTCAATCGAAGTAATGCCATGCTCATTAGTGTGTAAATGTTGCATTTCACCACGACGTTTGGAAAGTTCTTCAATCACAGTTCCAGAATATTCTTCGGGTACTTCGATATGGACTCTTTCTATTGGTTCGTGTTTGACACCATCGATTTCTTTAATAATAACTTGTGGTTTTGAAACGCTAAATTCAAAATCTTCACGACGCATCGCTTCAATTAGAACGGAAAGATGAAGTTCGCCACGTCCAGCAACTGTAATTTTATCTTGTTCGTCTTGCGATTCTGTAATACGCAAGGAGATGTTTGCTTTTTTCTCTTTTTCTAGACGTTGACGGATTTTATTCATGGTGACATGCTTTCCATCTTGTCCAACGAACGGGCTATTGTTAACAGTGAAGTCAACAGAAACAGTTGGCTCGTCCAATTTAATTCTTGGAAGGCGCACAATTTTTTTAGGATCGCATAATGTATCGCCAATAGTGATTTCAGGGATACCTGAAATACATACGATGTCGCCTACACCAGCTTCATTCATTTCAATCTTTTCTAGGCCTAAATAGCCTTCAATACGTGTAACTGTGCAACGGGATTCTGTACCATGCTCATCAATGTGAATAATGGAATCACCTTTATGAATTGTTCCATCTAGGATACGTCCACAAGCTTGTCTTCCCACATAGTCATCGTAAGAAATGGTCGCAGCATGCATTAAAAATGGATTGTCTAATTTGCCCTGAGGTGCTGGCACTGCAGATACAATCAGCTCAAAAAGAGGCTTCATGTCTGTGCTTTTTTCACTGAGATGGTGCATCGCAAAACCTGAGAGACCGGAAGCGTAGCAATAACGGAAATCGAGTTGGTCATCAGTTGCGCCAAGTTCTGTAAAAAGATCAAAAGTTTTGTCTAGAACACCGTCTGGATTTGCGTGTGGACGGTCAATTTTGTTCAAGACAACGATGGGGCGAAGTCCCATTTTAAGAGATTTTGAAAGCACAAAGCGTGTCTGTGGCATGGGACCATCTTGCGCATCTACAAGTAAAAGCACAGAGTTAACCATTCCGAGGATACGCTCAACTTCACCAGAAAAGTCCGCGTGACCAGGAGTGTCAATCACGTTGATTTTATATTCTTCTTTAGTCTCGTCATCCAAGAAATATAGGGAAGTGTGTTTTGCAAAGATCGTGATACCACGTTCTTTTTCTTGATCATAACTGTCCATAACACGATCAGGGACATGCTGATTTTCACGGAAAATATTAGATTGCCGAAGCAGGCTGTCCAACAATGTTGTTTTTCCGTGGTCAATGTGGGCAATAATTGCGATATTTCGAATTTTTTCTGGTGAAAACATGAATCTCTATGGGTTGAATGTTTTTGAATCTATCCTGTTCAGCGTGTGAATTGATTTTTTTCAAAACTTCAAATCTTATCAAGCCGCATGAAAGAGGATAGGAACTTAAAAATAATTTCTTTGGATTGTTTAGAATATCTTTATATAACATTTAAATCAAGAATTAACTAAATTACTTTTTCAACAATTAATTTTCTTGAAAAAAGAAAAGAAAAAGGCTAAGCTCCTCTTGTCCAGAGTTTAAAAATCTGAACTTTTTCAAATTGACCCCTTCTCTTCACTCAAGAAGTTGAGCCGTTAGTTCAGATTAAGTAAGGTGCATAAGTTGATTGTTTTATGGAGGTTTAGATGAATAGAGAGAATCATGACCAAGAGCATAAAACAGGTGCGCCTTATTATCCCCAGGGGTATCTTCTCGATACTAAAGTCAGCCATTTAGACGACGTATTGAATGAAAAATTGGAAAGAGCTTTTCATAAAGAAACTGCTCAAGTTCTCCTGCACGATGTCGCTAAAATTGCGAGCGAGCATGATCCTATTGACTTAGCTTATGCAGTAAGTCGCCTCCCTCCCCATGCACGCGTGGTTGTTTACGAAAATTTGCCAGATGTAGCTGCCAAGATCATTTTTATGATTAATACGGGCAGTAGCACGCGATCGATTATTTTTCGGGAAATTGATGATGAAGAAATTTTGCAATTAGTCTCTGGTATGCCTCCCGATGAGGCTGTTTGGATATTAGACGATATGTCAGATCGCCGTATTCGTAGAATTTTGGATCTTCTGGATTCCAAAAAAGCCGCACGGATACGAGAACTACAAAAACACGATCGTCATAGTGCTGGACGTTTGATGAGCAATGAGTTTTTTGCTTTTCATATGAATACAACAATTGGAGAGGTCGCCGTTTGTATTCGGAATAATCCAGGAATTGAATTTTCACGCAGCATTTTTGTTTTGAATGATACCGGCGAGTTAGCGGGCTTTGTTCCGGGCAGGAATTTGATTATTAATCCCGATGAAGTTCAGCTTAGACAAATCATGGGGCCTGTTCTCCATAAAGTGACAGTCGATACACCCCGCGATGAGGTTGTTGACCTTGTAGAAAGATATAAGATCCCAGCATTGCCCGTTGTGAATCAGGATAACCACTTAGTTGGTGTGATCACTTATTACAATGTTGTCGAAGCAATGGAAGATATTGCCGATGAAACCATCGCTAGCATAGCGGGAACCGCCGAAAGTGTGAGCGAGCATGAACCCGTTTTCAAACGCTTTATGTGGCGTGCACCTTGGTTGTTAGTGACGCTTTGCGCAGGATTAGTAACAGCTACAGCAATGTCCCATTTTAATGATCGGATTTGGTTTGCATTCGTGCCGTTTTTTGTGCCTCTTATTACGGGAATGTCTGGAAATGTGGGGATTCAGTGTAGTACAATTTTGGTTCGAGGGATGTCGACAGGGGAATTGTCGCCCGGGACACGTGGTGAAGCAATTAGCAATGAGATTGGAATTGGGCTTCTGATTGGATCCATCTTCGGTTTGCTTTGCGGAACTGTTGTTTATATGCTGCATCATTTTGGATTTCATGATCTCGGAACAGATCCCTTTATGCTTTGTATGACCGTCAGCTTTGGAGTTTTGGGAGCATGCTTGACTGCAACGGTATTGGGGACATTATCTCCCTTCTTCTTTGTGCGCGTCGGTGTTGATCCGGCTGTGGCTTCTGGACCTATTGTGACAGCTTTTAACGATGTGTTATCAACCTTGATGTTTTTCCTCGTTGCAAGAGTCACAAATATCTTGTATTCTCACTTTTATTATGCCACAAATGAGTCTTTATTTTAAGTCTAGAGAGAGACTGGCATGGATGAAGATTCAGATACCTATTGGCAACTTCTGAAGTTAAATTTTAAAGTTAAATACCGCAATTTCAAAGAATTTTGTGCCATTGTTAGGCGCTTTTACAAGAACCGGCAATTCTGTCAGTGCGATCTTCTACTCTTGAGAGAGTACCTTTGGCAAAATCCTTTTGCCATTAGCAAAAAATTTTTAATTCGTCATGGCGAGAAGAACGTGCATGCTTACGGAGAGACCCCTTTAACGAGTCTGGCAAAAATCGCCGAGGCTTGTCAAATAACTCCAAAAGATGTGGTGTATGAACTTGGGTGCGGGCGAGGACGAGGGTGTTTTTGGCTGCATTGCTTTTATCAATGCCGCGTGGTAGGGATTGATTTTGTTCCCTCCTTTATTCAAAAAGCTGAGAAGGTAAGAAAGCGATGTGATCTTGAAGCTATCGACTTTCGTTGTGAGGACATGTCAAAATCCGATTTTTCTGGTGGAACAGTTTTTTATCTCTATGGCACTTGCTTGGAGGATTCTTTAATTAAAAAACTCATAAAAAAATTCAAGCAATTGCCATCAGGTACAAAAATTATGACAGTAAGCTATCCATTAAGCGATTACTCTTCTGGTTTTAATCTTCATAGGACTCTTTCTGTACCTTTTACATGGGGTGAGGGGATTGTTTACATTCAAGAAGTAAAAAATTCGAAATAAAAATCGGATTTATTTTCTATGACAATCATTTTGGTGTTTTTCCCTCATGACTTTTCATGTGAGTATTGTTTTGTGTGACTAATTTTTCTCCTGTATCAAAATCAAAAGTATTTTTACAAAATACATGTAGAGCAGTACCACCAAGGCGGTCTGTCGCATTCCTGTCCAGTGTGATACCTGGCAATATGGTTAATTTGACTAAACGTTTAAAAATAGCTGTTTTTTTTCATGTGACAATTGTTGTTTGAGGATTTCAATAATTGGCATCTAGATAGGCGATAAAGTGGGGAACAAAAGTTTTTAGCATTTTCAAAAAACACCTCATTACCCATTGGAAAAAAAATAATATAAAAAATAGAAGATTTTGAATAAGCTGTCATTATTACTTAAAATAAAAACAATGAGGTAATGATGGGGATACAGCAAGGCCTTGCAAATCCAATCTCTGACTTTAATCGGGCAGTTCGGCCATTTCACAGACCGAATTCTAATTTGATTTGGCATGTAAAAAAACACAATATGTCTTGCTTACATTCGGACATCGTGACAAATCAAGACCCTGTTTTATTAAGTGCCTGCCAAAGTGTGTTTAATTCTATTTTAGCAGGAAAGTATAAGGAAATGCTTTGGCGAGCTAAAGGATGTGAAAACTCAGACCACGTGATGGGTAACTGTTCCTTCATGTTTACACATCCTTGGATGGGCACTTTGGCTGAATGCTCATGTGATTCGTTTTCTAGAATGGACCAGCCGAATCTTCGCAGAGGCTATGAGAATCGTGTGATAGATAAAGTTCTGACAATGGTATACAATCAGCTTAGAGAGGCCAATACATCGAAAGAGATCAAAGTGAGTATATTTGCTTCGGGCGACTTATTTGGCGAATTCAGTCTGATGGTGCGGTTATTTAGTGAATTACAAAAGCAGTACCTGATGTGGGATGGGAAAATTTGTCTAAACTTGATCGATCTTCGATATACCTCAAATGAAGGACAAGTCTTATCATCATTAAAAACAATAGGCCAAATTAAGAAGGAAATTCAATCACTTAAGAGTTCTCAAAAAAAATCAGCTTTGGGTTTAGTGATTCTTTCAGTCATCGCTGTTGTTGTTGGAGGAATTGGAACAGCTGAAGGATTGCGAAGAAAAGACAAGGCTATGACAGGAGTTTCCGCGGTTGTAGCTCTTGGAGGGGTGAGTGGTGCTGTTTACATCGCTTCAAAATTTGCTGAAATGGGTCGGCAGATACGAGAATTAAAAGCGCAAAAGAAAGCGTTGTTATCAACGGCTTATCAAGTGAGCAATTTAAGTGTTCCATCCGTGAAATCTTCCCATGCAATGGAAACGTTTATTCGTTGGATGGAAGTGAGTAAACCCGCTAACATTAGGCTTGAAGTGAATTTTTATGCGGATGCAAATAGTTACGGACGTCTTTGTCAAAAAGATACAAGTTTAAAAAACCATCTTTTAATTGGCTCAGATATTGACGATGCAATTTCAGTTGTAGATAAGCTTTCGAGAGACGTTTTAATCGATCAAAGGGACCGTGTCATTTTGAAACACTCGGGACTTGAAGGATGATTCTCAATTTCCACCTGGACAGCTTATTCAGGTAGAATTTGAAAAACTTCTAAACGATTATAATATCGAGGCCTCTTAGTAATCCAACGACTTCAGGAAGAGAAAATTTTGCTTTTTTGATTTTGTTAGTACGAGGATCAATGTCGTAACACTTTGCACTCGAAAAGTCTGCTTTACTAAGATCGCAGTTGTGAAAAATCGTTCCTGAAAGATCGGTTTCACTAAAATCGGCACCATTTAAAGACGCATTAGTAAAATAGTTTTCTTTTAGCTTACTTTCCGTAAAGGCTGTATTTTTCATATTAAGGTCAGAAAAATTGCAATAGTGCAATAGACAATTTTTAAAACATGTCGAAAAGAAAGCTCTTTCACATTTAAAAAATTCGGCTCCGACGATTTTACAATCGATAAATTGAACATCTTGCATACGGCTTCCATCCAGCTTTACAAGGCTAAAATTACATCCGGTAAAAGTGCAGGAACAAAATTTTGCATTCCGCAGGAGACTTTCTGAAAAATTGCAGTTATTAAACGAACAATTGATAAAAGTATGATACTCAAACGACTTTTTTGAATAATCTTCAGACTTAAAAATCTGTTTCTCAATAGGTGCTTTGAAAGATTCTATCATTTGTCCCAGCCGTTTTAACTGCAAGTTTATGAATGCAACTATTGTATAGGAATTTTCCCCAAAATTCAATGAATAGGTCAATGCGTGGCGGCTTAGTAGAGCTTATAATTGATTCTTAAGCCATTCAAAGGATTGGTTGATGATGTCGGGTCTTTTACGTACATAGTGATCCATCCCTTCAACACGCAGGTACGTGATTTTAGCATCTGCATTCTTTGCTTTTATGAAAAAAGCATCCCTTGAGTGTATGATCGTATCCTCAGCTCCTGCAACAACTAAAAATAGTGTGTGAATTTTTTGGTAAAAAGCAGAGCATCTGCATGATACTTGAAGGTCATCCATAAAAAATATTGATCGGGAGTTGGATTATATGCAATGGCTTCCATATGTATGTCATAACGTTCTCGCGAGTTGATTTGATCTACACATATGCTACAGTTACTGAGTTTGGTATGGTGGAGGCATTCTGGGTTGTCGAAAAGCAATTGTTGTAAAAAAGCCCAAAGTTCTTCACGCCATGACCAGTCGCCAGCTCCCGACCAATTGATTGTTGCAAGTGTGGAGTCGGAGCATTTTCTATATCGAATTGAGGCATAAGAACGACAATGGGGCCACGTTTCATGTGGTTAGTGGTAAGAAAAGGGGTAAAAGGACAAAAGCCCTTTAAATACCCCTATCTAAATATTTTATGGCATTATATGAAGCGCAGTATCTTTGTTGGATTTATACACTGCATTAGATTCAGCTAAGAGCTGTTTAACTCTTGGTATTCTTTGAGCAAGATTTATTTTCTCATCGCGAATGCTGTAGGCGAACGGGAAAAAGATCTGATCTTTTTCGGCCCATCCAATAAACCAACCAACTTCTGAAATTTTTTGATTTTGTTCAACGATAGAACCCCATCCTGTTTTTCCAAATAACTTCCATCCTTCAGGTAATTCGCTGACAAATAAGAGCACTTTAGTCATCTGTATGGCACTGTTTGAAATGGAAAGCTTTTCTTGAACCATTTTTTGAATAAAATCAACCTGTTCTTTAGGGGAAATTTTCAAAGAAGAGCTTATCCATGCTTTTGTCAGTCCTCCTGACATGTCTTGATTCCCATATTCTAACATGGCTAAATAATGGTGAATATTTTCGATTTCAAGTTTTGTCGCTAATACCCTAGAGTACCAGACACAAGAGCTTTTCATCCAAGAGTGTGGGCTCTGTGGTTCTTTCCATGATGTTAAGAAGTCATCGTAACCTTCTTGAAAAAACCAAATAGGTGTTTTTTCATCCTTTAAGATTCCTGCATCGTATCCCATCAAGCTCAAAACAATTTTAAAAGTAGAGCAAGGCGTGACGCGTTCATGGATGTGAGGGCCTAGTTCGTGCACGATTTTACTGGTGGTGCCGTTAATGAGAAGAAAGTTTTCCTCAGTTGAAAAAACATTCATGCTAGGAAAAAAGAGTAGAAAATAAATTATTAATCTTGAAAATAATCGACGATCCATTGAAAACCTCATTTTTTGCAAGGATTCTAATGGAATAAATGCTTTGTAAGCTAGGGAATTAGTTTTTTATACAATGCCTGGCGTTGTATTAAGTTTTGCTGTATACCACAGAATGTAATCTTTATTTTTAGTTTGCAAATCGATGAAATTAAAATAACTAGTCAATGGAGTCAGTTTGATGAATAAGCTGAAATATTTAATCTGTCTTGCAATTGGTATTTTTGGTTTTTCCAATCTCTACAGTAATTCCCAGTTATCTAAAGATAAATATGAATCGTTGACAAGATTAAAGGGTACATATAATGAAAAAGAAAAAGTTTTCAAAGCCATTTTTCCAAGAAATGATATTAAGATCTCCGTGGACAACACTCAATTAGATCCATTTATGGGATTAACTTCTTGGTCAGCTTTCACTTCTGTTGGAGAGAACAAATTTATGGTGATGGGGGATTTTGTTCTCTTTCAAGATGAAGTCAATCCAGTGATGACTGTTTTTTTGAACAGCAATATCGATGTTACAGCTCTTCACAATCACTTCTTCTACGATACACCTAAAGTTTATTTCATGCATATTGGGGGAGAAGGGCCTCTTGCTCATTTAGCTGGTGGTGTAAAAAAGGCGTTAGATGTGGTTAAAGACATCAGAATAAAAAATAGTTATCCATCAAAAAATTTTGGAGGTGTCCACATTTCTAGCCAGAATTCCATCGACATTTCAAGCTTAGAGAAAATTTTCGACACGAAAGGACAAAGTAAAGATGGAATGGCAAAATTTGTTTTTGGAAGATCAGTGAAAATGGGTGATGTTATTCTCGGCGGTGATATGGGGGTTAATACGTGGGCAGCTTTTGCTGGAACGAACGAAAATGCCATTATAGATGGTGATTTTGCCGTTTTAGAAAATGAATTACAATCTGTTCTGAAAGCTCTGAGGAAAGGTGATATCAATATTGTTGCCATTCATCAACACATGACGTTGGAGCATCCTAGAATGATATTTCTTCATTATTGGGGACGAGGAAATGCCAAAAATCTCGCAAACACTGTTAAAGAGGCTTTAAAGTTAACAAAGTGATATAAAGAAAATGTGAAGTTGACTCATGAGAAACTCTGGCGAATCGTATGGTTTGTGAAAAAAAATTTCGATCACCCTAATGCATGATTTTATTTTGTTTGGGGTTGCGAGACGTGGTGTTCAACAAATCGAGCTTAAGCATTTTTTTCTGTTGCTTTGCTCTATAGCCTTACCACTATTAAACATAATTAAAGATTTATTCTCTAGTTAGTGAGCAACAATTGCATTTTGGGCTCAAGCATATGTTTCGCTTCTTGCCGATTAGGTGGCGGTGCTGCCTCTTTATTCCAAAATTGTTTAAACCAAGGCTCATTAGTCGTCGCTTCCCACGAAACGCTCGTATTGCAAATAGCAAACCATATAAGCTGTTCCAATAAAATTTTATTCTTTTTAAGGTGTTCAGGAAGATGATGCCATTGATGATGGTCATGTAAAACTGCAGCTATTCCATACTGCAAAAGATATTGACGAGCGGTATCGAGTTCTTTAAATTTGAAAATCCCATGGCTAACAGCAGTTATATATAATTCCTCATTTTCTTTAAGAATATTCTTATTCGGAACATGTTTGATAAAAGCGGGATAGGAACTATCACGTTTTTTAGCGATGGCAAAGATTTTTTTAATAATGTCTAAGTCATTTTGAAAAGTTTTTGGCAATTTTTGAAAATATTGATAACAGTCTGGATCCTTTGCAATGAGGGCTTCCACGATGTCTCTGTCTTCTTTTAATAAATTTGGTAAAACTCCATATTCGTGAAAGCTGATATGCTTATCATTGATCAAACTTAGAATAAAAGATTTATCATTTTTGATATGATCTGGAACTCGCTTAAAAATTTCATTGAAACAAAAGGGCTTTATTTGGATTAGAGCGTGCAAAAAATCTTTGTCACTAAATAATTTTTTAGGAAAGTGTTTTAAGAATGCATTATGGCCATTAAGAAATAGTGAAACATTTGAAAAGTCGTCTTGTCTTTTTAACCATTTGCATACAAGAATAAAATTGCCTAAGAAGGGAATGAGTGCCAACACACCTTTTGTGACATGAGACCAGTTATCCAACTTGCGTCTTGTTAAGCTGAAAATGTTAATTGGGTCGTTCGATTTTGAGGGGGGAGTTCCGAATGCGCGATCTCGAATGGCACAGATTAAGTGCACGATGCCAGAAGGAATGCTGATTATAGGTACAAAATCTGTGTAAG
This Parachlamydia acanthamoebae DNA region includes the following protein-coding sequences:
- the typA gene encoding translational GTPase TypA, coding for MFSPEKIRNIAIIAHIDHGKTTLLDSLLRQSNIFRENQHVPDRVMDSYDQEKERGITIFAKHTSLYFLDDETKEEYKINVIDTPGHADFSGEVERILGMVNSVLLLVDAQDGPMPQTRFVLSKSLKMGLRPIVVLNKIDRPHANPDGVLDKTFDLFTELGATDDQLDFRYCYASGLSGFAMHHLSEKSTDMKPLFELIVSAVPAPQGKLDNPFLMHAATISYDDYVGRQACGRILDGTIHKGDSIIHIDEHGTESRCTVTRIEGYLGLEKIEMNEAGVGDIVCISGIPEITIGDTLCDPKKIVRLPRIKLDEPTVSVDFTVNNSPFVGQDGKHVTMNKIRQRLEKEKKANISLRITESQDEQDKITVAGRGELHLSVLIEAMRREDFEFSVSKPQVIIKEIDGVKHEPIERVHIEVPEEYSGTVIEELSKRRGEMQHLHTNEHGITSIEFLIPMRGLMGYRNDFLTVTRGLGILTSVFEDFAPWKGAIPSRHRGVLISICPGKTNGYACFNLQDRGVLFTSPGDDVYEGMVVGENSRENDLVVNVIKGKQLTNVRASGSDENIILTPARRFTLEQAIDYIQDDELIEVTPHFIRMRKRLLTENERKRKGK
- a CDS encoding SAM-dependent methyltransferase; its protein translation is MDEDSDTYWQLLKLNFKVKYRNFKEFCAIVRRFYKNRQFCQCDLLLLREYLWQNPFAISKKFLIRHGEKNVHAYGETPLTSLAKIAEACQITPKDVVYELGCGRGRGCFWLHCFYQCRVVGIDFVPSFIQKAEKVRKRCDLEAIDFRCEDMSKSDFSGGTVFYLYGTCLEDSLIKKLIKKFKQLPSGTKIMTVSYPLSDYSSGFNLHRTLSVPFTWGEGIVYIQEVKNSK
- a CDS encoding pentapeptide repeat-containing protein; translated protein: MIESFKAPIEKQIFKSEDYSKKSFEYHTFINCSFNNCNFSESLLRNAKFCSCTFTGCNFSLVKLDGSRMQDVQFIDCKIVGAEFFKCERAFFSTCFKNCLLHYCNFSDLNMKNTAFTESKLKENYFTNASLNGADFSETDLSGTIFHNCDLSKADFSSAKCYDIDPRTNKIKKAKFSLPEVVGLLRGLDIIIV
- a CDS encoding class D beta-lactamase, with product MDRRLFSRLIIYFLLFFPSMNVFSTEENFLLINGTTSKIVHELGPHIHERVTPCSTFKIVLSLMGYDAGILKDEKTPIWFFQEGYDDFLTSWKEPQSPHSWMKSSCVWYSRVLATKLEIENIHHYLAMLEYGNQDMSGGLTKAWISSSLKISPKEQVDFIQKMVQEKLSISNSAIQMTKVLLFVSELPEGWKLFGKTGWGSIVEQNQKISEVGWFIGWAEKDQIFFPFAYSIRDEKINLAQRIPRVKQLLAESNAVYKSNKDTALHIMP
- a CDS encoding protein kinase domain-containing protein, which produces MNLISGTCKNGAFYFDSYPSSGIKVRGRFTSLFYQCVKVNIKTPCGIKTYRLDFSELKHWSKFQGLKLEKMPKLKLISNIHAFIYQKNGSTFPFLTGKYYQHRLNLEPWLTSKGIKKARLIDRLFFRSVTFLAIVDGRLKTVHIRRKSLIKWMESVQIPLNPDLKGNEALVYTVQEHANAIIKKQSEEQQLQTKPKENPVEINKPLPAIIPGVIKNILICRLTYNKKGEIVPGTTQEEKRLVFDKWQNDPRFSLKVLSEASENTVQVLCDDEENELINVDATDLSRRLHLSLSRIKKYAGKGNLNAYMDKKVLNMDVVIDYYERILKKMQGLEKQILSPAVLMKIVRLLVKKGFLKQGSKDIQKLQTIEINDWKIACGFSDEKKLLLLDLASLTFYNKGAAGTIYTIKSFLSDRLKVIKIACGMPDYILENEYYTLKHFHGYGREHGLQKAPQMLFRMKIEAEQKSRYAFLCHKYEGNLLQAAGLNKKLKPIKHDIFTTFGKKFNAIYQLVCNFERIYRTKLLHHGDIKLENVFYEVDKEGMVQLFLADFGGASVLDEKRGFHLESIAAPQYLPEGDLNAIFSARQEGNQGFFNQVAHKMDVYALGCLLYEFFSHGQIPYDPKQYVLRADYFPERKIPPLPTLDGPEFNRKVLESLPEELIEIIAAMTNLDYEKRICLTEVKDRLDEFKKSSQL
- a CDS encoding magnesium transporter, with the translated sequence MNRENHDQEHKTGAPYYPQGYLLDTKVSHLDDVLNEKLERAFHKETAQVLLHDVAKIASEHDPIDLAYAVSRLPPHARVVVYENLPDVAAKIIFMINTGSSTRSIIFREIDDEEILQLVSGMPPDEAVWILDDMSDRRIRRILDLLDSKKAARIRELQKHDRHSAGRLMSNEFFAFHMNTTIGEVAVCIRNNPGIEFSRSIFVLNDTGELAGFVPGRNLIINPDEVQLRQIMGPVLHKVTVDTPRDEVVDLVERYKIPALPVVNQDNHLVGVITYYNVVEAMEDIADETIASIAGTAESVSEHEPVFKRFMWRAPWLLVTLCAGLVTATAMSHFNDRIWFAFVPFFVPLITGMSGNVGIQCSTILVRGMSTGELSPGTRGEAISNEIGIGLLIGSIFGLLCGTVVYMLHHFGFHDLGTDPFMLCMTVSFGVLGACLTATVLGTLSPFFFVRVGVDPAVASGPIVTAFNDVLSTLMFFLVARVTNILYSHFYYATNESLF